The genomic region cAGCCCcaagaaaaatgtatatgcacATGCAGTTACAAGTAACATCTCTGAGACAGTGATGACCACAGTGAGAACGTGAAGGGTATGctccaaaatacacattttttgaaGTATGAATATAAAAGGTCTCATACACCAAAATAGGTACATGTTCCTCTAGGGTGAATCAAGGGGTCACAGGTCAGAGATTTCCATGTAAGAAGttgcatttaattctcagaaGTGAATGAAGCAGGTCCTAATTTATTTGCCTTATTTTACACTTGacagttaagtaacttgttcaaggtcatacagctactCAGTAGTTGCAGGTGGAATCCAAACCCAGTCTCTGCCACCACCCCAAACCCAGTCTTATGCTCAATCTCATACTTTCTTAAAAAGTCCACAGGGTAAAGTCATTCTAcattaaaaacaagttttcagAACTTTGGAATGAGGCATTACATAAAGTAGATTCACCCTACTTATATCACTGCTGTTAAAAGATTTATTGAAATTACCCAGGAggccttcctttttttctttccactcctCTCACACATGTAAGTAACCTAAACAGCGTACAGTTTAAGACAACTGTGATGTAAATCCTTACTTAAGGTATATTAACCTGGATTCCATTCAGGGAACTCTAGAAGTTCCTCATGACAGTATCTTACTACTACCTAAATAAAGCTGCAAGCCTTAGACTAAACAGATGAGTAACAGAACAAGTTGAAACCTTTCACACTTTTACTCTCACTGGATGCCTGAAATTCAAGATGGTAATGTGGAACTTAAGAACTGTAAGAGACAGAAGTGAAAACCTTGCTTGGCAGCATTTAAAAACGGCTGCCTTAGTGAATGAATTTCAGGCCTTCCTCACTTTGGCCTCaaacaaaatttccttttccCCACACCCCGCTAACAACGCTGTACCCTCCACGCCGACCCTCTTCTCAACGcgtccctcctttcctttcaccCGCCGCCTCCCTTTTCTGAATCCTCACAAGATTCCCTTTCCCCTCACCATTTCTGCTCTAGATTATGATTACTCACCGGCACTTACAATCCTtactggaaaattataaactcttaGGGTGGGGACACggtcttccctctccctctgggactTAACAGGTTTAAGCAACAGCCCTCAATAAAAGTTACCTAATAATCAGTGGTTGACCAGTGTCGCACCACCTCGTCCCCGCCTTTGTTGAGACTGAGCAGCCCACCTCAAATATTTGCCGCCTTCCCTTTTCCCATAAAAAACACAATGGCATAGACCAAACTAAAACCTCTCTTCTTGAAACCGAGTTCTCTGCGCTTGACACCTCCACTCTTAAAGTGCCTAGCCTGGACAGTCTCCCTGCCCACCGTGAGGATTCTTTATGGTTGGAGACAAAGCTCAACTTTGTGTCTCCTAGCTACCGCGTAGAACTTAGTAGGACCGTTCTACGAAACCAAGAAGGGAAGGGTTCCACGCGCCACAGGGCTGAGCTAAGTTAAAACTAAAGTTATAAAGAGGATGTGGTTCAGGAAAACGCCCTCGTTCCCCGTACTCCAGTTGTCAAAGGACACCCCTGCCCCTCATATCACAGTCACTTTCCCGACGCAAAGCCTGCGCAAATGCAAGCCGCCGTTACTACCGCCACGGGAATTCCTCTGCTTTGGCCTGGGAAAGGCAGCAGCTGCAAGGGACTGGGGCAGCGAGCCTCAGGTGCTCTATGAGATAAGGGAATTCAGTGGTATCCAAACGCCCTTGCGGCTCCGTTCCCCAGCAGGCACCGGGGCCTCACTTCGCGTTTCGGGAAACCAAAGAACGGAAAACGACATAATGAGAAAAGAGCAAGCCGATTCTCAGCGTTCTGGCCCTGGGCCTTCCCTTCTCGCGGCCCGGCCTCCCTCACCCGGAAGTGCTGGTCCCGGTACTGGCTCAGCTCCACGTAGGAGTCGCTGCGCAGCGCCTTCAGAAGGCCGCCGGACATAGTGCAGAGAGGTGAACGAAAACGCCTCCACTCCAGTCACAACGAGACTGCCGCGGCGGTGGCGGAAGCGGAAACGCGCGAAGCGGAAGCAAAACGTAGGCATCCTGTCGACCAATCCCCGCGCAGGAATGTCGTCAGCGGGCTGCGCGGGCGCAGCCGGGGTCCGTCCTTATTTGTCGCCCGTCGGAAGCGAGAGCGGCGTGCTTCGGGTTCCGGGTCGCTCTGAGGATGGTGCTTCGGCGGCTATTGGCCGCCCTGCTTCACAGCCCGCAGCTGGTGGAGCGTCTGTCCGAGTCTAAGCCCATCCGGCGTGCGGCGCAGCTCACGGCCTTCGCGCTGATGCAGGCCCAGCTGCGCGGCCAGGACGCAGCCCGGCGTCTTCGAGCCCTCGCGGCTGGGCCCGCGGGCTCCCTAGGTCGCCGCGCTGCCCGCTTCAGGGACACCTTTGCAGAGGAGCTGCGCCGCGGCCTCCGGGAACGCCCGGGGTCACCGCCAGGTAACCAGAGGGGCCCGGGCGATAACCCCTAAACCCAGGCCGGGACGGGCCAGGGTCGCCGGCTTTCCCTTCTGGGCTCGACACAGGCCTCGGCGCTCAGCCGTCATCCTGGGCGCAGTGCACGGCTTTGAATCCGGAATCAGACTGTTTGCCTTCAGAGGCCTCGTTCATCAGAAAGCCCAGGCCAAACCGACGTCCCCCGTGAAGCCCTGTGATCGGACTGGGCACGGCATGAAGAAATGACcgaccaccccccgccccaaagTCCGGAGCCTGGGGCACCACGTACAGAGAGCCCTGAACTGAACCACAGCCGGAGGCGTGTGCCCTCTGCGAGTGGGACTCAAACTCGTGTTCAGTGATGCTGCTTCTGCTCTGATAGAGCAGCGCGCCACTTCCAGGGGAGAGCACGGATGGAAAGACGCAGCTGCCAAAATCCTCTGATTAAATGTGTGAGCCGAGTAATGGGTGTGAGTGTGGTACTTATCTCGCGAGATGGGTTAGGGGTCAGGGGGACTACAGGCCCATGGTAATACTAGTTAACACATTTTAAGTGTTTGTTCTGTGCTGGCACTTGGTAATTGCAGTCTGTGTGGGTAATCTCACTCCTTACAGCCACTTTCATAGGAGGAAGTGGGCTGCATCCTTACACAGTTGGGATGTTTGATTCCAGGGCCTAAGTCCTTAACCGCAAGTCTCTGAGCCTTTACCCTGAGCTTCAGTGCCTGCCTTCACCTCCCCGACCTCCATTATCACCACGGGGCGTCAGAACTGCCTATTATGGAACAAACTACTTGGATTCCTCTTGCCAGTTTTAGAGGATCTGGGATACAATCAAGACAGCTGTTGGAACCATGAGTGGAAAATCCGTGGTATACAGAAATGCCTGGTCATTGAGGCCTCTGACCGAATTTCTGATTGCTCTTTAGTTAATCATGCAATCTAGAAAGCTTGAAGCCACAGGAAATGCTTCTAGGCTGGTGACCAACCAGAATTTATATCCTGGCCTTTCTGATAGGTACAGAGAAAGAGCTGGATAGGGGTGGAGAGACCTGCTGTGGGAATGGAGAAGCTAAAGTAACATTGTAATATCTGACTTGATATCCTATCCTGGTCATCCCATTGGAGGTGCTGCTGTTTAATCCTGAGGCCTGGAGTCCCACTCTCCTAATGACCACAGTCCTGGTTTGGCATCCTTTCCACACCCCAATCCTATTAAAGGACAAATCCTCATCCCAGATCAGAGGCAACTCTGGATCCTCCTTTGAGGCTGGTAGTGAGGAGCCTGGGGAGCTTGTTCCTTCTCTGGCCTTCCTGCCACACTGGTCTCAATCCCACTCATTTGTCTCTGGATCTCAGCAGCAGAGTATTAGCTGTCCCCAGCCTGACTCCCTACCCTCAGCACAGGCAAGCACACTCACTGGGAGGTCTTTTTCCAAACTGGCAGGGACAAAAAGGGAAGCAGGGCAGGAAGCAATGAAGCTGCTAGACAAACTGGTCATTttggtaagaaaagaaagaaagcaagagaaggggGCTGTGTTTATTTCTCATGGAAGTGGGTAAGAACTAAGTTCTCTCTGTTTTTGTAGAGGGAGtcggagcagagagagaaaacttggTCCTTTCTGGTTCAGCTGTAGGTGATTTCAGATGACTTCTGCTTCATTGGAGGAGACTCCAGTGATTGTAGTCACCGGCTTGCCATCCCACCCATAAGCCTATTACTAAAGAAACATCAGATTCTTCCCACCACCCCCGGTGGCAATCTCCCAGCATGCTTTTCAAGCTTTCCTAAATTCTGCTAGAGAGTGAAGCAGGGAAGCAACTCCTCCTGCTATCTTGCAGGGCAATTCTGATTCCTCCCTTGATGCTGCATAAACTTAGATACAAACGCTTTATGGACAAATTTATTAGAAGTCAGACCATCAACAATCTACACAGCCTGTTATAACCAATTTCCTGGAATTCCTCCAGGAAATTCTGAGATTGTGGATCCAACTGGGGGAAGAGTCTGGGACCCTGGAGTCAGGTGTCTCCAAGATGGCACTTGGGCAGAAAAGCCATCTTTGGCtgcaaagaaaagaggaagtatTTCCTGTGTGCCAAAGATGACGCTAAGCACTACGGATAGGAAGACAAATGAGAGGTTCATAGAAACATAAACCACAAGAGCAATTACTACAGaatttaaaagagggaaaagtcCAGTAGTTTGCTGGAGCCAATGTCTACTGGCATCTCCTCTTAGCTTGGAGTTCAGTAGCATCATTGTGGTAGTTTGAAATCAGTCAGGTGGGAGTATTTACGCCATGGAAATCGGCAAATGCTCCACATGGGGGCTTTTGTGCCCCCAAAGAATGGTTGCTAAACATTTACTAGCATATCACTGACCCTGCCTGTCTTTGGGGTTGGAGTCAGGAGGAGCGTGTGGCACCAAGAACAAGCAGCAGCCACGAACAGCGTGACTGGGAGGGCCGCTGCTTTGGGCTGCCCCAAACCTTAGCCAGCAGGTCAGGACTAGAAGAATGCTCAGGCTTGGTCAAGTGTTGGTTTGGTCTCCAGCTCTGTATTGACTTACAGCTCAATGATTTCTGTGGCCTGGGTGCCTCTTATTTTCAGGAGGTGGTAGAGATTTGAGGAGGGAGAATGAGGACAGGGTGAGTGCTGCAGCTCCTCACGTTCCCAGTGGATTGGTTAGGGGTGCCCTTAGAGGGGGCGCCCGTGCCTGGAGCTGTGATGATAGCTTTCATCACCCACAGGGCATGGGGTTTGCTCTCTATCCTATGAAGCGGTTTCTGATGGGGGCTTTGAGCTTAGTGAGCCACCAGACTGCATTTAAGAAGTCTCTGGGAGCACCAGAGAGCTCCCAAGTGGAGACAGCTACTAATTCTCCATTCCCACTAGGGCCCGCTGAGGACGGGGAACATCTGGGCTCCCCAATCCGGAAGAATGCTCCTTAAAGGGTGAGATGCAGAAAGGTCCTACCCCCTCCCTCAGGGACAGGAGTAGAAGAGAGTGAGGAGAGCAATTCTAGAACTACTTGTTTTGGTAATAACCCCATGCGGAGACAGCAGGCCCCAGAGTGCCATTAAATACACCGCCACACCAAGGCTGCTTAAAGAGCTTTGGGACAGATATGCTTGTTTAGATGGGGGACATGCACTGCAGACCAAGGCATGACACAG from Mustela erminea isolate mMusErm1 chromosome 1, mMusErm1.Pri, whole genome shotgun sequence harbors:
- the NCBP2AS2 gene encoding protein NCBP2AS2, giving the protein MVLRRLLAALLHSPQLVERLSESKPIRRAAQLTAFALMQAQLRGQDAARRLRALAAGPAGSLGRRAARFRDTFAEELRRGLRERPGSPPGNQRGPGDNP